Proteins co-encoded in one Phoenix dactylifera cultivar Barhee BC4 unplaced genomic scaffold, palm_55x_up_171113_PBpolish2nd_filt_p 000572F, whole genome shotgun sequence genomic window:
- the LOC103713324 gene encoding probable xyloglucan galactosyltransferase GT17, giving the protein MAFRAKDKDKHSLLLFSFPKDKALNSILAKAKYLLYILLFFSLWLFLLFLCFPPSPDLSPSSATAGGGGRGDDDLPRPPEKCDPDIAPFYIYDLPTRFNLALLRRCRSLNMYTDMCPHVAHRGLGQPVPHPLSSSGGDAASPSWYATHQFIAEMIFHARAERHPCRTLDPSSAFLFYVPFYAGLYTSSVFRESDRAVRDALAVDLAAHISAHASFRRGHGRDHFLALGRTAWDLMRSDAASSRDFGANRLLVLPEVLNMSVLTVERHPWDGRNQFAIPYPSYFHPFSADEVAAWQAEVRRSKRSYLFTFVGGPRNATDKAAVRAEILRQCGASDRCLRVECEPGSPRCHGPDRVLAVMKQAEFCLQPPGDSFTRRSVFDSVLAGCVPVFFSEHTAYTQYRWYVPSRAEEWSVFLGPDRSGRIGEELSRIPKEAVERMRETVIDMIPRVTYAHPNASRSALGFRDAVDVALVELTKHVRSTLHKT; this is encoded by the coding sequence ATGGCGTTCCGAGCCAAAGACAAGGATAAACACTCTCTTCTCCTATTCTCCTTCCCCAAGGACAAGGCTTTGAATTCAATACTCGCTAAAGCCAAGTACTTGCTctacatcctcctcttcttctccctctggctctttcttctcttcctctgctTCCCTCCTTCCCCCGACCTCTCACCCTCCTCTGCCACCGCTGGCGGTGGCGGCCGAGGCGACGATGATCTTCCCCGCCCTCCGGAGAAGTGCGACCCGGACATCGCCCCCTTCTATATCTACGACCTCCCCACCCGCTTCAACCTCGCCCTCCTCCGCCGCTGCCGCTCTCTCAACATGTACACCGACATGTGCCCCCACGTCGCCCACCGCGGCCTCGGCCAGCCCGTCCCtcaccccctctcctcctccggcGGCGACGCCGCCAGCCCCTCCTGGTACGCCACCCACCAGTTCATCGCCGAGATGATCTTCCACGCCCGAGCCGAGCGCCACCCCTGCCGCACCCTCGAcccctcctccgccttcctcttCTACGTTCCCTTCTACGCCGGCCTCTACACTTCGTCTGTTTTCCGGGAATCTGATCGTGCTGTCCGCGACGCCCTCGCCGTCGATTTGGCCGCCCACATCTCCGCCCACGCCTCCTTCCGCCGCGGCCACGGCCGCGACCACTTCCTCGCCCTCGGCCGCACTGCCTGGGACCTCATGCGCTCCGACGCAGCCTCCTCGCGGGACTTCGGCGCCAACCGCCTCCTCGTCCTCCCCGAAGTCCTCAACATGTCCGTCCTCACCGTGGAGCGCCACCCCTGGGACGGCCGCAACCAATTCGCCATCCCCTACCCTTCCTACTTCCACCCCTTCTCCGCCGACGAGGTGGCCGCGTGGCAGGCCGAGGTCCGGCGGTCCAAAAGGAGCTACCTTTTCACGTTCGTCGGCGGGCCGAGAAATGCCACCGACAAGGCGGCCGTCCGAGCGGAGATCCTCCGTCAGTGCGGAGCCTCGGACCGATGCCTCCGGGTCGAGTGCGAACCGGGCTCTCCCAGGTGCCACGGTCCAGACCGGGTTCTCGCGGTGATGAAGCAGGCCGAGTTTTGCCTCCAGCCGCCGGGCGACTCGTTCACGCGGCGGTCCGTGTTCGACTCGGTTCTGGCCGGGTGCGTCCCGGTTTTCTTCTCGGAGCACACGGCCTACACGCAGTACAGGTGGTACGTACCGAGCCGGGCCGAGGAGTGGTCGGTTTTCCTGGGTCCAGACCGGTCGGGTCGCATCGGGGAGGAGCTGAGCCGGATTCCGAAGGAAGCGGTAGAGAGGATGCGGGAGACGGTGATCGATATGATCCCGAGGGTTACGTACGCGCACCCGAACGCGAGCCGGTCCGCTCTCGGGTTCAGGGACGCGGTCGACGTGGCTCTGGTCGAGCTCACCAAGCACGTGCGGTCCACGCTCCACAAAACGTAG